One window from the genome of Anaerococcus sp. Marseille-Q7828 encodes:
- the cmk gene encoding (d)CMP kinase → MTYIIAIDGPSGSGKSTISNELAEILKIQYLNTGAMYRAVTHFFLENSINEDASDEQILSMLGKIKINFIDNEIYLNGKNIEKEIRTDQVTKNVSWVSANALVREKLVSMQREIANEKSFVLDGRDIGTVVFPDAKYKFYLTASSKERARRRFLQNESELTIEEIEKSIIDRDLYDSSRENSPLRKADDAIEIDSSMQSIDQTIDAILSHMDKEDVL, encoded by the coding sequence AGTGGTTCAGGCAAATCAACAATATCAAATGAATTGGCAGAGATTTTAAAGATACAATACTTAAATACAGGGGCAATGTATAGGGCTGTTACTCATTTTTTCTTAGAAAATAGTATAAATGAAGATGCAAGTGATGAGCAAATACTTTCAATGCTTGGTAAGATAAAAATAAATTTTATAGACAACGAGATTTATTTAAATGGCAAAAATATTGAAAAAGAAATAAGGACTGACCAAGTTACCAAAAATGTATCTTGGGTTTCAGCAAATGCCCTAGTAAGAGAAAAGCTAGTATCAATGCAAAGAGAAATAGCCAATGAAAAATCCTTTGTCCTTGACGGTAGGGATATTGGTACAGTTGTATTTCCTGATGCAAAATATAAATTCTATCTGACAGCCTCAAGCAAAGAAAGGGCTAGGAGGAGATTTTTGCAAAATGAGTCAGAGTTAACTATAGAAGAAATAGAAAAATCTATAATAGATAGGGACCTATATGACTCATCAAGGGAAAATTCGCCTCTTAGAAAGGCAGACGATGCAATAGAAATTGATAGTTCTATGCAAAGCATAGACCAAACAATAGATGCTATTTTAAGCCATATGGATAAAGAAGATGTTTTATAA